One Fusarium oxysporum f. sp. lycopersici 4287 chromosome 8, whole genome shotgun sequence genomic region harbors:
- a CDS encoding nascent polypeptide-associated complex subunit alpha, whose product MSNPRVEELPDEEPKKTTVQEHEDDSSDDSEVEEVGEGQLPAGSTVIHNRNEKKARKALEKLHLTRIPGITRVTLRRPKNILFVINNPEVYKSPNSNTYIVFGEAKIEDVNAAAQQAAAAQLASANAEDHSGHNHGEPSKAAETAEEKKDKEDEEEEEEDDDEEVDASGLEDKDIELVMTQANVSRNKAVKALKENDNDIVNSIMALSI is encoded by the exons ATGTCGAACCCCCGCGTTGAAGAACTTCCTGACGAGGAGCCCAAGAAGACCACCGTCCAGGAGCACGAGGATGACTCCAGCGACGACTCCGAGGTCGAGGAGGTCGGCGAGGGCCAGCTCCCCGCTGGTTCTACTGTGATCCACAACCgcaacgagaagaaggctcgCAAGGCCCTCGAGAAGCTGCACCTCACCCGTATCCCTGGCATCACCCGTGTCACTCTCCGCCGACCCAAGAAC atcctcttcgtcatcaacaacccCGAGGTCTACAAGTCTCCCAACAGCAACACCTACAT TGTTTTCGGTGAGGCCAAGATTGAGGATGTGAACGCCGCTGCTCaacaagctgctgctgctcagcTCGCCTCCGCCAACGCTGAGGACCACTCTGGCCACAACCACGGTGAGCCCAGCAAGGCTGCCGAGACcgccgaggagaagaaggacaaggaggatgaggaggaggaggaggaggatgacgacgaggaggtCGACGCTTCCGGACTCGAGGATAAGGATATTGAGCTTGTCATGACCCAGGCCAACGTCAGCCGCAACAAGGCCGTCAAGGCGTTGAAGGAGAACGACAACGATATCGTCAATTCCATCATGGCTCTAAGTATCTAA